A genomic stretch from Candidatus Flexicrinis proximus includes:
- a CDS encoding cyclic nucleotide-binding domain-containing protein has protein sequence MLDPQLLATLQRLPIFAGMPPQQLERIARIARVARLDPGAVVFRQWDVARGFYMLLSGSGQLIQQGADGGQRLLSTVMPNQYFNEAALTDEMVEQASFVITGPSLLLHIARADYLQLPTVSAQAPAVTAAQPPAASTRPAASFQTQPAVPQPTMPNSPTPAGASQATAYSQRQTSSTPNPASSPQLSNRPKWLNPGESILLQSRRHWWVVIRNLVLPALVFGLFMVGVIVAQTPFLRLIVGGAAVLIAGGWALYAFFDWRNDWLVITDERVLRVEQQVARFSIQTQEVGLLSVQAVSATLRPGDPMARVFRYGDVIISTAGSAGNVKMDFVPNPGRVKDYVFRQREIKMRSSGYAASGQQPVTPAAQASGEQAEDPEAFPRENDPSHSSPPISGGGLFAMRYVNAHGEMVYRRHLVIWARKIFFPLLAMGLCVLMLMFGSNIASLANLGAIANLGAVVGIGFSLIWLYLADWDWRNDLYIIGDTVLTLLYRSPLLLQFREDQVLIQRIHNIEAETTGLLRSLLDYGDVRVLLLGDEAPKVFRDVPSPVGVREEISRRQRLASESARKAEEQRQLDAVMARMQEQMQAQGLVQPGSPALPNPSGLLPPAQFGQTPPASPYSAPVQPQRPPIPRRRV, from the coding sequence ATGCTCGATCCGCAGCTGCTCGCTACACTGCAACGACTGCCCATATTTGCCGGAATGCCACCGCAGCAGCTTGAACGCATCGCGCGGATTGCCCGCGTGGCGCGGCTTGATCCGGGGGCGGTAGTTTTCCGCCAGTGGGATGTTGCGCGCGGCTTCTATATGCTGCTGTCCGGCTCCGGCCAGCTGATCCAGCAGGGCGCAGACGGCGGCCAGCGGCTGCTCTCGACGGTGATGCCGAACCAGTATTTTAACGAGGCCGCGCTGACCGACGAAATGGTCGAGCAGGCGTCGTTCGTGATCACCGGCCCGTCGCTGCTACTGCATATTGCACGGGCGGACTATCTGCAACTGCCCACAGTCAGCGCCCAAGCGCCGGCGGTGACTGCCGCACAGCCTCCCGCTGCGAGTACCCGTCCTGCGGCGAGCTTCCAGACGCAGCCGGCGGTACCTCAGCCGACGATGCCGAACAGCCCGACTCCGGCGGGCGCGTCACAGGCGACGGCCTACAGCCAGCGCCAGACCAGCAGTACGCCGAATCCGGCATCCAGCCCGCAGCTGTCGAACCGGCCGAAGTGGCTCAACCCCGGCGAGTCGATCCTGCTGCAATCGCGGCGCCACTGGTGGGTCGTGATCCGCAACCTGGTGCTTCCTGCGCTGGTGTTCGGCCTGTTTATGGTCGGGGTGATCGTGGCACAGACGCCGTTCCTGCGGCTGATCGTGGGCGGGGCGGCGGTGCTGATTGCCGGCGGATGGGCACTGTACGCGTTCTTCGACTGGCGTAACGACTGGCTGGTGATCACCGACGAGCGGGTGCTGCGGGTGGAGCAGCAGGTGGCGCGCTTCTCGATCCAAACGCAGGAAGTCGGACTATTGAGCGTGCAGGCCGTGTCGGCGACGCTGCGCCCCGGCGACCCGATGGCACGCGTTTTCCGCTATGGCGATGTCATCATCAGCACGGCAGGCAGCGCCGGTAACGTCAAGATGGACTTTGTGCCGAATCCGGGACGGGTCAAGGATTATGTGTTCCGCCAGCGCGAGATCAAGATGCGCTCGTCAGGCTATGCAGCCAGCGGCCAGCAGCCGGTTACGCCCGCCGCACAGGCGTCAGGCGAGCAGGCGGAAGACCCCGAGGCCTTCCCACGTGAAAACGATCCTTCCCATTCGTCACCGCCGATCAGCGGGGGCGGCCTGTTCGCGATGCGTTATGTAAACGCGCATGGCGAGATGGTGTACCGGCGGCACCTGGTGATCTGGGCGCGGAAGATTTTCTTTCCGCTGCTGGCGATGGGACTCTGTGTGCTGATGCTGATGTTCGGCTCGAATATCGCGTCGCTGGCGAACCTGGGCGCGATCGCCAACCTCGGCGCGGTGGTCGGTATCGGATTTTCGCTGATCTGGCTGTATCTGGCCGACTGGGACTGGCGCAACGACCTGTACATTATTGGCGATACCGTGCTGACGCTGCTGTACCGCAGCCCCCTGCTGTTGCAGTTCCGCGAGGATCAGGTGTTGATTCAGCGTATCCATAATATCGAAGCCGAGACGACCGGCCTGCTGCGCAGTCTGCTGGATTACGGCGATGTGCGCGTGCTGCTGCTGGGTGACGAGGCGCCGAAAGTGTTTCGGGACGTGCCAAGCCCGGTGGGCGTGCGCGAGGAGATCTCGCGGCGGCAGCGGCTGGCATCGGAGTCGGCACGCAAAGCCGAGGAACAGCGCCAGTTGGACGCGGTGATGGCGCGGATGCAGGAGCAGATGCAGGCGCAGGGGCTGGTTCAGCCCGGCAGTCCGGCGCTACCGAACCCGTCGGGACTGCTACCGCCCGCGCAGTTCGGGCAGACCCCGCCGGCGTCACCGTACAGCGCGCCGGTACAGCCGCAAAGACCGCCGATTCCCCGCCGCCGCGTCTAA
- a CDS encoding SUMF1/EgtB/PvdO family nonheme iron enzyme, producing MTRPQYTRGRRRGGAAWQWTIIGLVVGFGCAVVLVLAGLTLGVLVPNFSGAAIANAPTQTPLVVTATQDANAAAAPTQTPFIITATPDVAGIATLPSQVEFPTDTLAPAATDTLAPAATLAGQTTPEQSQSGSTPNDTSAPGQVPPQMVSIVSQLVPVEGGTFTMGTVPAEVANAVRECLDQGGTCVTADADDSLPAHEVTVDSFLIERNEVTYAQYVAFLNHLKSQGLDHRNGCGTTVPQRCTDIQSENANTYITNDPANYFLSIDLISNTPAVYVTWYGAEAYCRTIGRRLPTEAEWERAARGVSNSLYPWGSTWSADNSNTIGSTSASTVPVDVESFPAGISGFGALNMAGNAAEWVQDWYAATYYSQPGNNVNPAGPLTGVERVLRGGSYAFRPFFARSVHRLSLPPDNRQAYAGFRCAADATGGSLDTGFGATTSTTTTGNTSLDVPAFQPAGTIDPSSLGNIAGTPVGAQPTLPPTAQP from the coding sequence ATGACTCGACCCCAATATACACGCGGACGGCGGCGCGGTGGCGCGGCCTGGCAGTGGACGATTATCGGCCTTGTAGTGGGTTTTGGCTGCGCGGTTGTCCTGGTGCTGGCGGGTTTGACACTGGGCGTTCTGGTGCCGAATTTCAGCGGTGCCGCGATTGCCAACGCGCCGACGCAGACCCCGCTGGTTGTGACGGCCACGCAGGACGCGAACGCGGCGGCTGCGCCGACACAGACGCCGTTTATCATCACCGCAACGCCGGATGTGGCCGGAATCGCCACGCTGCCGAGCCAGGTGGAGTTCCCGACGGATACGCTGGCCCCGGCGGCCACCGATACGCTGGCGCCGGCCGCAACGCTTGCCGGGCAGACCACGCCTGAGCAGAGCCAGAGCGGGTCTACCCCGAACGATACCAGCGCGCCGGGGCAAGTCCCGCCGCAGATGGTGAGCATTGTCTCCCAGCTGGTCCCCGTTGAGGGCGGCACGTTCACGATGGGAACGGTCCCTGCGGAAGTGGCGAATGCTGTCCGCGAATGCCTCGATCAAGGCGGTACGTGCGTGACCGCGGACGCCGACGACTCACTGCCCGCGCATGAGGTTACAGTCGACAGCTTCCTGATCGAGCGCAACGAAGTGACCTACGCGCAGTATGTCGCGTTCCTGAACCACCTGAAATCGCAGGGGCTGGATCACCGCAACGGCTGCGGCACCACTGTCCCGCAGCGCTGCACCGACATCCAGTCGGAAAACGCCAATACCTATATCACCAACGATCCGGCCAACTATTTCCTGAGCATCGACCTGATCTCGAACACGCCAGCCGTGTACGTGACCTGGTACGGCGCCGAGGCGTACTGCCGGACGATCGGGCGGCGCCTGCCAACCGAGGCGGAGTGGGAACGGGCGGCGCGCGGCGTGTCCAATTCGCTCTACCCGTGGGGCAGCACTTGGAGCGCGGACAATTCAAACACGATTGGCAGCACCAGCGCATCGACGGTGCCGGTGGACGTCGAGAGCTTCCCGGCCGGGATCAGCGGCTTTGGCGCGCTGAACATGGCCGGCAACGCGGCGGAGTGGGTGCAGGACTGGTATGCGGCGACTTATTACTCGCAGCCCGGGAATAACGTCAACCCGGCCGGCCCGCTGACCGGCGTTGAGCGTGTGCTGCGCGGCGGATCGTATGCCTTCCGGCCGTTCTTCGCCCGTTCGGTGCACCGCCTGTCGCTGCCGCCCGATAACCGTCAGGCGTACGCGGGCTTCCGCTGCGCGGCGGATGCGACCGGCGGCAGTCTCGACACCGGCTTCGGCGCGACGACTTCGACCACCACGACCGGCAATACGTCGCTGGATGTGCCGGCCTTCCAGCCGGCGGGGACGATCGACCCTTCGAGTCTGGGGAATATCGCCGGGACGCCGGTTGGCGCACAGCCGACCCTCCCGCCGACGGCACAGCCATAG
- a CDS encoding cupin domain-containing protein, producing MKGSLSEALAKLPLPATAKWPLGVWDAEVMAHGSMTVEIFAPKETDYQTPHEQDELYIVVSGSGEFVSDGVTYPFAPGDVLFVAAGVEHRFVRFTPDFVTWVVFYGPKGGE from the coding sequence ATGAAAGGTTCATTGAGCGAGGCGCTGGCGAAGCTGCCGCTGCCGGCGACGGCCAAATGGCCGCTGGGGGTGTGGGACGCGGAAGTGATGGCGCACGGCAGCATGACCGTCGAAATCTTCGCGCCGAAAGAGACCGATTATCAGACGCCGCACGAACAGGACGAGCTGTATATCGTCGTCAGCGGGTCAGGGGAGTTCGTATCCGATGGCGTGACCTACCCCTTCGCGCCTGGCGACGTGCTGTTCGTGGCGGCGGGGGTCGAGCACCGCTTCGTGCGCTTCACGCCGGATTTCGTGACGTGGGTCGTCTTCTACGGCCCGAAGGGCGGGGAATGA
- the thrC gene encoding threonine synthase → MSTTKQITLQCTNCGHESPMRSFTGACAKCGEVIVEARYDLPKDPAAWIADVKNRRSSLWRYHEVLPIYDTENVVSLGEGGTPLIKSNALAAALGLKHLYIKDERQGPTGSFKDRQATVAISALKEMGVDELVVASTGNVAIAYAAYCARVGIKLWAFFPRQTPNDKMRETAIYGAEVIKTTGNYDQTKQLAAQFAAARGIFLDRGIKSVAAIEAMKTMAYEIGEQLAREMGGGIPLRSPDWFLQGVSGGMGPIGVGKGFREMKSLGLIDKVPAFGMIQSSGCAPMVDAFMRHQRVATPNENPQTVIVTLATGNPGRAYELLYDYVQENGGYFVSASDEEAFHAIRTLARNDGISVEPATGVTFAGLFKLVRQRVIKPDDIVVVNCSGHTLAVEKTILGEQWQKQVDLSSARSTPAVPADDLATVIDTVGGVRVRRVAVIEDNIESARLMHRILSTRDDCEIRLAHNGAAGLTLIRTWHPDLVITDLMMPDVDGFELIRQMKADTELAGIPIAVVTAKELTVRERKELERSTTMVLQKGGFLNDEFVEQITKWL, encoded by the coding sequence ATGAGTACCACCAAGCAAATTACGCTCCAATGCACCAACTGCGGTCACGAATCTCCCATGCGCAGTTTCACAGGAGCCTGCGCCAAATGCGGTGAAGTGATCGTCGAGGCGCGCTACGACCTGCCCAAAGACCCCGCCGCGTGGATCGCCGATGTGAAGAATCGACGCTCATCCTTGTGGCGCTACCATGAAGTCCTGCCGATCTACGATACCGAAAACGTTGTTTCACTTGGCGAGGGCGGCACCCCCCTGATCAAGTCCAATGCGCTCGCCGCCGCGCTCGGCCTCAAGCACCTGTATATCAAGGATGAGCGTCAGGGGCCGACCGGCAGCTTCAAGGATCGCCAGGCCACCGTCGCCATCTCCGCGCTCAAGGAAATGGGCGTCGATGAGCTGGTCGTCGCCAGCACCGGCAACGTAGCCATCGCCTACGCCGCCTACTGCGCGCGGGTCGGCATCAAACTGTGGGCATTCTTCCCCAGACAGACCCCCAACGACAAAATGCGCGAAACCGCCATCTACGGCGCCGAGGTCATCAAGACTACCGGCAACTACGACCAGACCAAACAGCTCGCGGCACAGTTCGCGGCGGCGCGCGGGATCTTCCTCGACCGCGGCATCAAGTCGGTCGCGGCCATCGAAGCCATGAAGACCATGGCCTACGAGATCGGCGAGCAGCTTGCCCGCGAGATGGGTGGCGGCATTCCACTGCGCTCGCCAGACTGGTTCCTGCAGGGCGTCAGCGGCGGCATGGGTCCCATCGGCGTCGGCAAAGGCTTCCGCGAGATGAAATCGCTCGGCCTGATCGACAAAGTTCCGGCATTCGGCATGATTCAGTCGTCCGGCTGTGCGCCGATGGTCGATGCCTTCATGCGCCACCAGCGCGTCGCCACCCCCAACGAAAATCCGCAGACGGTCATCGTCACGCTGGCAACCGGCAATCCCGGCCGCGCCTACGAACTGCTCTACGATTATGTGCAGGAAAACGGCGGCTATTTCGTCAGTGCCAGCGACGAAGAAGCCTTCCACGCCATTCGCACGCTCGCCCGTAATGACGGCATCAGCGTCGAGCCGGCCACTGGCGTCACCTTCGCCGGGTTATTCAAGCTCGTCCGTCAGCGCGTCATCAAGCCCGACGATATCGTCGTGGTCAACTGCTCGGGTCATACCCTGGCCGTCGAAAAGACGATCCTGGGCGAACAGTGGCAGAAACAGGTCGACCTCAGCAGCGCGCGTTCGACGCCTGCCGTGCCCGCCGACGACCTCGCCACGGTCATCGACACGGTTGGCGGCGTGCGCGTCCGCCGCGTCGCTGTGATCGAGGACAACATCGAATCGGCCCGCCTGATGCACCGTATCCTCTCCACCCGCGACGACTGCGAAATCCGCCTCGCCCACAACGGTGCGGCGGGATTGACGCTGATCCGCACATGGCACCCCGATCTCGTCATCACCGACCTGATGATGCCGGATGTCGACGGTTTTGAGCTGATCCGCCAGATGAAGGCCGACACGGAACTGGCAGGCATTCCCATCGCGGTCGTCACGGCCAAAGAGCTGACCGTGCGCGAGCGAAAGGAACTCGAACGCTCGACGACCATGGTGCTGCAAAAAGGCGGCTTCCTGAATGACGAATTCGTCGAGCAGATCACCAAGTGGCTGTAA
- a CDS encoding cation:proton antiporter, with protein MTQPFSAASHHDILVLLVQIALLLLTARALGELAQRLGQPTVVGELLAGIILGPSVLSGLLPALGQWIIPQTPVQGYLLEVISLLGALFLLLITGLEMDLGLIRRQARTAIGVSIGGVTVSFIAGILIGYLIPDDLLAAPEARFVFALFVAISLAISAIPVVAKVLMDLGVIRRTIGQTIIAAGMIDDTIGWILLSIVSGLAAGEAVTAGTLLASVGEVAIFMGFSFTLGRWLVERAVGFVQDGLTGRDRILALMVVLMFAWSAFAQALNIESVLGAFVVGILLGQIRTLPPEPVHTLERIALGVFAPIFFAVAGLKVNLVRLFEPRLLVITIGLIIVATVAKVVGTYLGARYVGGRDHWSALSFGAGLTARGAIGIIVASVGLSLGILNQDIFSVIVVMSVGTSMIAPVMLRWVLKHLEATPDELMRQRQQELNPHSLLANTRRVLVPVRVKSEGSPYALIEARILERLNARVQVSATLLSVARPENRSEAAAFLDRLAARFSGQSISKKVVTGDNTGGLILDEAQKDYGLMLIGAPQAASSSTEVLFTPIVDFLMRTSPCPTLLVRGSVDEDWSPRRVLIASNGSTASKRAAEVGFALAGTEGEAVILQVVERSTTDFQFDSSGELFQRQMTIAEHGADDLRELGEIQGVTTSAEVRGHRSPDQTIIDRARELGADLIVLGTSVSVGSDRLYLGPRVERILANAPCPVVVVNS; from the coding sequence ATGACGCAACCGTTTAGTGCCGCGAGCCATCACGATATTCTCGTTTTGCTCGTTCAAATCGCCCTCTTGCTGCTCACCGCCCGCGCGCTCGGGGAACTGGCCCAGCGCCTTGGCCAGCCCACGGTCGTCGGCGAGCTTCTCGCCGGAATCATCCTAGGCCCGTCCGTACTCAGCGGCCTTCTCCCGGCCCTCGGTCAATGGATCATCCCGCAGACCCCGGTACAAGGTTACCTGCTTGAGGTGATCAGCCTGCTCGGCGCGCTGTTCCTGCTTCTGATCACAGGCCTGGAGATGGACTTGGGACTGATCCGGCGTCAGGCGCGCACCGCTATCGGAGTCAGTATTGGCGGGGTCACGGTCTCTTTCATCGCTGGCATTCTAATCGGGTATTTAATCCCCGACGATTTGCTTGCCGCCCCGGAAGCCCGGTTTGTATTTGCCTTGTTTGTTGCGATATCGCTGGCGATTTCAGCGATTCCGGTGGTGGCAAAGGTGCTGATGGATTTGGGCGTGATCCGGCGAACGATCGGCCAAACCATCATCGCCGCAGGCATGATCGACGACACAATCGGCTGGATTCTGCTGTCGATCGTCTCTGGTTTAGCGGCCGGTGAAGCCGTAACCGCCGGGACCCTGTTAGCCTCTGTTGGCGAAGTCGCCATCTTCATGGGTTTCAGTTTTACGCTCGGTCGCTGGCTGGTCGAACGTGCGGTTGGCTTCGTGCAAGACGGGTTAACGGGGCGTGATCGGATTCTTGCCCTCATGGTTGTTCTGATGTTTGCGTGGAGCGCGTTTGCCCAGGCGCTTAACATCGAGTCCGTACTCGGCGCATTCGTGGTTGGAATCCTGCTCGGCCAAATTCGCACGCTTCCGCCCGAACCTGTACATACCCTTGAACGCATCGCTCTGGGGGTATTTGCTCCAATTTTCTTCGCCGTGGCCGGACTCAAGGTGAATCTCGTCAGGTTGTTTGAGCCGCGCCTGTTAGTCATCACCATCGGCCTGATCATCGTCGCGACAGTAGCCAAGGTGGTTGGAACATACCTGGGGGCACGATATGTCGGAGGCCGCGATCATTGGTCTGCGCTGAGTTTTGGCGCCGGGCTGACTGCGCGGGGCGCCATTGGGATCATTGTGGCCAGTGTCGGCCTTTCGCTGGGAATCCTGAACCAGGACATTTTCTCGGTGATTGTTGTGATGTCGGTGGGGACGTCCATGATTGCGCCGGTCATGCTGAGGTGGGTATTGAAGCATCTTGAGGCGACCCCCGACGAGCTCATGCGGCAGCGCCAGCAGGAACTAAACCCGCACAGCCTGCTTGCCAATACCCGCCGCGTGCTGGTGCCCGTTCGCGTCAAGTCCGAGGGCAGCCCCTACGCCCTGATCGAAGCGCGTATTCTGGAACGGCTCAACGCCCGCGTGCAGGTCTCGGCGACGCTGCTTTCGGTGGCCCGGCCGGAAAACCGCTCGGAGGCCGCCGCATTCCTCGATAGGCTGGCCGCGCGTTTCAGCGGCCAATCAATCTCAAAAAAGGTCGTCACCGGCGATAACACCGGCGGCCTGATCCTGGACGAAGCGCAGAAGGACTACGGCTTAATGCTGATCGGCGCGCCGCAAGCCGCCAGCAGCAGCACCGAAGTCCTGTTCACCCCGATCGTCGACTTCCTGATGCGCACCTCGCCCTGCCCGACCCTGCTTGTCCGCGGCAGCGTCGATGAAGATTGGTCGCCGCGCCGCGTCCTGATCGCTTCCAACGGATCGACTGCCTCCAAACGCGCGGCAGAGGTCGGCTTCGCGCTGGCCGGGACGGAAGGCGAGGCCGTCATCTTGCAGGTCGTCGAGCGCAGCACGACCGACTTCCAGTTCGACTCGTCAGGCGAGCTTTTCCAGCGCCAGATGACTATCGCCGAGCATGGCGCCGATGACTTGCGCGAACTGGGGGAGATTCAGGGGGTCACCACCAGCGCGGAGGTTCGCGGTCATCGCAGCCCAGACCAAACGATCATCGACCGCGCCCGCGAACTCGGCGCTGACCTGATCGTCCTGGGTACCAGCGTCAGCGTAGGCAGCGATCGGCTGTATCTTGGGCCGCGCGTCGAGCGCATCCTTGCCAACGCCCCCTGCCCGGTCGTCGTCGTCAATTCATGA
- a CDS encoding methyltransferase: MMSMSLFAISNFQAAPLLKARKADLQTAKTSPDLNLTMVDVALDEVGVVYPEPFDVQLTWAQVTQVAADETHCFRFDGDELVKINTFSADTNRAISLYPTVSAPTMVLAGFPMHRIKDTNPYQDTLQKIKAASPVSGLVLDTATGLGYTATMAAKTAQHVTTCDIDSGVLEICRFNPWSTELFDNPKITQLHGDVFDLIEEMEEGTYTRIIHDPPTVSIAGDLYSGDFYVELYRVLRKGGRLFHYIGDPRSGLGSRTTLGVVKRLREAGFRSVRPADKAYGVVAEK; encoded by the coding sequence ATGATGTCCATGTCCCTGTTCGCGATATCGAATTTCCAGGCCGCTCCGCTGCTCAAAGCCCGTAAAGCCGACCTGCAGACTGCCAAGACCTCGCCCGACCTGAACCTGACGATGGTCGATGTGGCGCTGGATGAGGTGGGCGTGGTTTATCCGGAACCGTTCGATGTACAGCTGACGTGGGCGCAGGTGACGCAGGTGGCAGCGGACGAGACCCACTGCTTCCGGTTTGACGGCGACGAACTGGTAAAGATCAACACGTTTTCGGCGGATACAAACCGCGCGATCTCGTTGTATCCGACGGTCAGCGCCCCAACGATGGTGCTGGCGGGCTTCCCGATGCACCGTATCAAAGACACCAACCCGTATCAGGACACGCTGCAGAAGATCAAGGCGGCCTCTCCGGTGAGCGGTCTGGTCCTGGATACCGCGACTGGTCTGGGATACACGGCGACGATGGCGGCCAAAACCGCGCAGCACGTCACGACCTGCGACATCGACTCGGGGGTACTGGAAATCTGCCGGTTCAACCCGTGGTCGACGGAGCTGTTCGACAACCCGAAGATCACGCAGCTTCACGGCGACGTCTTCGATCTGATCGAGGAGATGGAAGAAGGGACGTACACCCGCATCATCCACGATCCGCCGACGGTGAGTATTGCCGGAGACCTGTATTCAGGGGACTTCTATGTGGAGCTGTACAGGGTGCTGCGTAAGGGCGGGCGGCTGTTTCATTACATTGGCGATCCGAGAAGCGGACTCGGCAGCCGGACGACGCTCGGCGTGGTGAAGCGTCTGCGCGAAGCGGGGTTCCGGAGCGTGCGCCCTGCCGACAAAGCCTACGGCGTGGTCGCCGAGAAGTAA
- a CDS encoding glycosyltransferase family 4 protein — MRLAIDASRTTRADPTGTERYARDLIAALIPLASQHQITLYFRDTPVPGLFPDAPNVTNKVIPFRRAWTHVRLAAALMIDRPDITFVPAHSLPFLFPGRAVVTIHDLGYKFFPQAHPLKSRLYLDLTTRYSAYRASVVLADSIATASDLTRFYNTRADKVRVVYPGVDAPPIGSLADVRAKFNLPERYFVFVGTLQPRKNIERLAQAFAKVRAEFPDTGLVLAGAEGWLYDPKWIEGIDGIQVTGYVSDEEKGALLNGAVALSFPSLYEGFGFPAVEAMHAGTAVICSRTSSLPELTGDAALLVDPESVDAIAGAMRKMLTDPALRLKLIAGAKMQAQRFTWQSSAAAALSALEEAAR, encoded by the coding sequence ATGCGCCTCGCGATCGATGCCAGCCGGACGACCCGCGCCGATCCTACCGGTACGGAACGGTATGCGCGTGACCTGATCGCGGCGCTCATCCCGCTTGCCAGCCAGCATCAAATCACACTGTATTTCCGCGACACGCCCGTGCCGGGGCTTTTCCCCGATGCGCCGAACGTGACGAATAAGGTCATCCCCTTCCGGCGGGCCTGGACCCATGTGCGGCTGGCCGCCGCGCTGATGATTGACCGCCCCGACATTACGTTTGTGCCGGCGCACAGCCTGCCGTTCCTGTTCCCAGGGCGTGCCGTGGTCACCATCCACGACCTGGGCTACAAATTCTTTCCGCAGGCGCACCCGCTCAAGAGCCGGCTGTACCTCGATCTGACGACGCGCTACAGCGCGTACCGGGCGAGCGTTGTGCTGGCCGACAGCATCGCCACGGCGTCTGACCTGACGCGATTCTACAATACGCGCGCCGACAAGGTGCGGGTCGTATATCCCGGCGTGGACGCTCCCCCGATCGGCAGCCTGGCGGACGTCCGGGCAAAGTTCAATCTGCCTGAGCGTTATTTTGTGTTCGTCGGCACGCTGCAGCCGCGAAAGAATATCGAACGGCTGGCGCAGGCCTTCGCTAAAGTCCGCGCCGAATTCCCCGATACCGGGCTGGTACTGGCCGGGGCGGAAGGCTGGCTGTATGACCCGAAGTGGATCGAAGGAATCGACGGGATTCAGGTGACTGGATATGTCAGCGACGAAGAAAAAGGGGCGCTCCTCAACGGCGCGGTCGCGCTGTCGTTCCCCTCGTTGTACGAAGGGTTCGGCTTTCCAGCGGTCGAAGCGATGCACGCGGGGACGGCCGTGATCTGTTCGCGCACCTCGAGTCTGCCTGAACTGACCGGAGACGCGGCGCTGCTGGTCGACCCGGAAAGCGTCGATGCGATTGCCGGGGCGATGCGGAAGATGCTGACCGACCCGGCGCTGCGGTTAAAGTTGATTGCCGGGGCGAAAATGCAGGCGCAGCGATTCACCTGGCAGTCGAGCGCGGCGGCGGCACTGTCGGCGCTGGAAGAGGCCGCGCGATGA